ATATTGTTTTTGATGGAACAGAAATTTATGGAGATGGGGTAAACCTATCGTCACGTATTGAGTCTTTAGGTGTTGCGGGTTCGGTTCTCGTATCGGGAAAGCTGAACGATGAACTTAAAAATCAACCACAGCTAGTCACAAAATCGCTTGGCTATTTTGAGCTGAAAAATATTGCAAAACCCGTTGAAGTTTTTGCCATAGCAAATGAAGGGCTCGTGGTTCCCGAGCGTACGGAACTAAGTGATGTATCCAAAAAACAAAACAAAACGCTTGCCGTATTGCCCTTTGTTAATATGAGTTCCAATACGGAGAACGAGTATTTTTCAGATGGAATGACAGAAGAAATCATTAATGCCTTAACCAAAATTAAAGGTCTTAAAGTAACTTCAAGAACATCTTCGTTTCATTTTAAGGGTAAAAATATCCCGGTCACAAAGATTGGCGAAGCATTAAATGTTTCCACTATTTTAGAGGGTAGTATCCGCTTGTCCGGTAATACAATGCGCATTACCGCACAGTTAATAGATGTGGCCGATGATTTTCATTTTTGGTCAGAAACTTTTGACCGTTCAATAGACGATATTTTTTCGGTTCAAGATGAGGTGAGTTTGCTTATTGCGGATAAATTACGTGAGCATATTGGTCATTTTGATATTGACAATCAATTGGTTAGTGCTCTAGATATATCTGCAACTTTATACAAAAAATACTTGAAAGGAAAGTATCATTTAATGAAGCTGGATGTAAAGGGTACGGAAACCGCCATTTCTATTTTTAAAGAAGTAATAGCGGAACAGCCTAATTTTGCCCTTACTCACTTAGGCATTAATCAAGGATATACTTTCTTGGGAACTATGGGGTTAATTCCTGCTGATGAAGCCTTCAGAAAAGCTCAGCCTTTTTTGGAGAAAGCTATTGAGTTAGATAATAACTTACCTGAAGTTCAATTAAATCTAGCATGGATCAGCGGTTGGCAAAAATGGGATTTGAAGGAGGCTTACAGCCACTTGGCAAATGCCATAGAAAGTAGGCCTACAGATGAAATGTACCTCACCATGGCAAATTTTTTAACGGTTGAAGGTAAGTTTGATGCCGCATTTAATTTTGCGAACAAAGCTTTGGAACTGGACCCGTTTGCGGCGATGAATCACCATTACAAAGGCTTTTTATTTTATTTAAAAGAGGATTTTAATGCTGCAGAACCATTTTTTAAAGAAGCACTCAAACTAAATCCGGAACTTCCGTTTCCACCCTTGTATATTGGTGTCTCGTTAATATTACAAGGTGATGCAGATAAAGGATTAATGTATTTTGAAAATCTTAACATCAATAGAACTAGAGACCTTACCCAACTTGGTGGTATAACTTTAGCTCATGCCGCTTTAGGAAATACCAATGCCTTAAATGACGGATTGAACAAATTACAATCTGCTTTAGAATCCGAAGCTATGGGGAGTGCACTTTATTTTCTGATATTGATTACGGCTTTTATTGGAAGAACGGATGAGGCAATTGGATGGATGGAAAAAGGGATTGAATATCGTTTGCTTATGATGCTACTTCTAAAGACAGAGCCACTGGTTAAAAATTTGCATTCAGAGCCAAGATATCAAGAGTTGATGGGACAAATTTTTGGTGATAAAAGCACAACACTAATTGTCGAAAGTAAATATCAAAAGCCGCTATTCAATAAAAAGGTATTAGAGCAGTATAGGAAGCAATTGATGCGTCTGATTAATGAAAAAAAGCCCTATCTAGATTCTAATTTAACGCTGCGGAACATGGCAGAAATGTTAGAAATTCCTCCCAATCATTTATCACAACTGCTTAATGAAGGTTTTCAAAAGAACTTTTCGGAATTCGTGAATTCATATCGTTTGGAAACCTTTAAGTCAAAAGCGGCAGATGCGTCTCAGCGGCATTTGACAATTTTGGCATTGGCTTATGATAGCGGTTTTAATTCCAAGACGGTTTTTAATACCTATTTTAAAAAGGCCATGGGTGTTACTCCTAGAGCTTATTGGAAAACGATAACTGCAAATTAGTTCCGATTTTCAAATCCGAACGATTCCCCCTGTTTTAGAACTTAAGTTTGAAGTCAAATTAAAAAAAGTCAGAATGACAAAAAACAAAGTAAAACGAATACTCAGAATAGTATTCATTATGGCGAGCATCGGCTCTTTGTATTTTGTACCATGGATTTTGGTAAAAGCTTGGGTTTTACCTCTTCCGGATACCGTTCAGGAACAAGTAGATGAAGCCATTGGTCACGGTTTTGACGGGATGATCGTTTACGTGGGCGAAGGAGAAAAGCCACCGGCTTATTATACAGGTGGGTGGAAAAATAGGGAGGATAAAATACCTGCGGACCCCAAATCCTTGTTTAAAATTGCGAGTATTAGTAAGCTCTACGTAGCAGTGGCTATCACTAAACTGGTCCATGACAAGCGTCTGTCTTTAGATGAATCACTGGTTGACTATTTTCCAGAACTCGAAGGAAGAATTGAAAACGCAGAAAAAATCACCTTAAAATTAATGGTGCAACATCGGAGTGGTATTCCCAACTTCACCGATAATCCCGAATATTGGAAAGACGAACAAGATAACGGAAAACGAGCCCTAGAATTTGCCCTTGATCTACCGGCTAGCTTTAAACCAGACGAAGGTTATGAATATTCAAACACCAATTATTTATTGCTTAGGCAAATCATTACTAAAGTAGTAGGTTACAGTCATGAACAATATATAAAGGAGGAAATATTGATGCCCCTTCAACTAAGCAACACCTTCTTTTCGCTTAGTGAAGTGAATATAGATGATGTAATGAGTGGTTATTATGTGGGTATGGAAGAAGATTTTAAGACCAATGAAAACGGAATGTTAGCTACAGCAGAGGATGTGGGAGCCTTCTTAAGAGCATTAAATGATGGCTCTGTGTTTGATGAAGGGGAGCAAGAAATTTATTCTTCCATATACGTCTATGAACACGGTGGTTTGGTTCCCGGTTATCAGAGTCTTGCAGAATATCATGAGGACATAGATACCGTGGTGGTTCAATTTATTAATACAACAGATTTTCAAGGGTATGAGTGGAATCTATCTGAAATTACAATCAACCGTATTGTAAAAATATTGAGAAATAAAAAAGGCAAATAGAAATCAATAAGAGATCAAAACAATGAAGGGGCTTTTTAAAACAGAGGTAGGGAAGAAGGAAATTTTAAGTCTGTATGACCAAAAATTGAACGAACTAAATATTGAATTTGAATGCTTGGATATTGATACCAGTTTTGGACGGACCAAT
This genomic interval from Zobellia roscoffensis contains the following:
- a CDS encoding helix-turn-helix domain-containing protein translates to MSNSKNRRIAAIMFTDIVGYTALMQKDETAAMVMRERHRSTFTKNHTAHSGKVLQYYGDGTLSTFSSAVEAVECAIAIQQTLQKEKTVPIRIGLHLGDIVFDGTEIYGDGVNLSSRIESLGVAGSVLVSGKLNDELKNQPQLVTKSLGYFELKNIAKPVEVFAIANEGLVVPERTELSDVSKKQNKTLAVLPFVNMSSNTENEYFSDGMTEEIINALTKIKGLKVTSRTSSFHFKGKNIPVTKIGEALNVSTILEGSIRLSGNTMRITAQLIDVADDFHFWSETFDRSIDDIFSVQDEVSLLIADKLREHIGHFDIDNQLVSALDISATLYKKYLKGKYHLMKLDVKGTETAISIFKEVIAEQPNFALTHLGINQGYTFLGTMGLIPADEAFRKAQPFLEKAIELDNNLPEVQLNLAWISGWQKWDLKEAYSHLANAIESRPTDEMYLTMANFLTVEGKFDAAFNFANKALELDPFAAMNHHYKGFLFYLKEDFNAAEPFFKEALKLNPELPFPPLYIGVSLILQGDADKGLMYFENLNINRTRDLTQLGGITLAHAALGNTNALNDGLNKLQSALESEAMGSALYFLILITAFIGRTDEAIGWMEKGIEYRLLMMLLLKTEPLVKNLHSEPRYQELMGQIFGDKSTTLIVESKYQKPLFNKKVLEQYRKQLMRLINEKKPYLDSNLTLRNMAEMLEIPPNHLSQLLNEGFQKNFSEFVNSYRLETFKSKAADASQRHLTILALAYDSGFNSKTVFNTYFKKAMGVTPRAYWKTITAN
- a CDS encoding serine hydrolase domain-containing protein: MTKNKVKRILRIVFIMASIGSLYFVPWILVKAWVLPLPDTVQEQVDEAIGHGFDGMIVYVGEGEKPPAYYTGGWKNREDKIPADPKSLFKIASISKLYVAVAITKLVHDKRLSLDESLVDYFPELEGRIENAEKITLKLMVQHRSGIPNFTDNPEYWKDEQDNGKRALEFALDLPASFKPDEGYEYSNTNYLLLRQIITKVVGYSHEQYIKEEILMPLQLSNTFFSLSEVNIDDVMSGYYVGMEEDFKTNENGMLATAEDVGAFLRALNDGSVFDEGEQEIYSSIYVYEHGGLVPGYQSLAEYHEDIDTVVVQFINTTDFQGYEWNLSEITINRIVKILRNKKGK